The following proteins are co-located in the Paenibacillus sp. FSL H8-0079 genome:
- a CDS encoding sucrose-6-phosphate hydrolase has product MKMTREQRYRRIEQAEPGEIAKLEAQISVCPWRQSYHIQPVTGLLNDPNGFAYYQGYYHLFYQWFPLGTEHGMKYWYHTRSKNLVNWENVGIGIQPGDPYDSHGAYSGSAIEKDGKLHLLYTGNTRDEAWVRHPYQCLAVMDESGSVSKLNHPVISSVPQGYTEHFRDPKVWQQGDTYYCVIGAQRADETGCTVLYRSSDLRNWEFLGEIRTQLTSFGYMWECPDYMEMDEKGVLVFSPQGIDAAGDHYQNIFQSGYLIGDPLDLQTREFNHGEFQELDRGFDFYAPQTMQGPDGRRILVGWMGLPDLQYPTDDSGWAHCLTIPRQLSLRDGKLIQQPVAEMVQLRLHEEGTHILATIDNESRSFAGFEGVAYELICEMSHVDAETVGIEFRADGAEKTVLLYDRIQQKVVLDRTMSGAELAEQNGTIRRCTLTADVIKFHLFVDSSSVEIFVNDGEEVFTSRIFPSRDSVDIRFFAHGGKADFEATQWNY; this is encoded by the coding sequence ATGAAGATGACTAGAGAGCAACGATACAGACGAATTGAGCAAGCGGAGCCTGGAGAGATTGCGAAGCTTGAAGCACAGATATCCGTATGTCCTTGGAGACAGAGTTATCACATTCAGCCCGTAACAGGTCTGCTTAATGATCCTAACGGCTTTGCATATTATCAAGGCTATTATCATCTGTTCTATCAGTGGTTTCCACTTGGAACAGAACACGGCATGAAATACTGGTATCACACCCGCTCGAAGAATCTGGTGAACTGGGAAAATGTTGGCATTGGCATTCAACCTGGTGACCCATATGACTCGCACGGAGCTTATTCCGGTAGCGCCATTGAAAAAGACGGCAAACTGCATTTGCTGTATACAGGCAATACGAGAGATGAGGCTTGGGTCAGACATCCGTATCAATGCTTGGCAGTAATGGATGAAAGCGGTTCAGTAAGCAAGCTGAATCATCCGGTAATCTCTTCGGTTCCACAAGGATACACGGAACACTTCAGAGATCCCAAAGTGTGGCAACAAGGAGACACGTATTATTGTGTAATCGGAGCACAGCGAGCAGATGAGACGGGATGTACGGTGCTGTATCGCTCATCAGATCTGAGAAACTGGGAGTTTCTCGGTGAAATTCGTACGCAGCTAACCTCCTTTGGCTACATGTGGGAATGCCCGGATTATATGGAGATGGACGAGAAAGGTGTGCTTGTCTTTTCCCCACAAGGCATAGACGCTGCAGGAGATCACTATCAGAATATTTTTCAGTCTGGTTATCTGATCGGTGACCCGCTGGATCTACAGACGAGAGAGTTCAATCATGGTGAATTTCAGGAACTGGATCGTGGATTCGATTTCTATGCTCCGCAGACAATGCAGGGCCCGGACGGAAGACGGATTCTGGTTGGTTGGATGGGACTTCCCGATCTGCAATACCCGACAGACGATAGTGGCTGGGCTCATTGCCTGACCATTCCTCGGCAACTTTCACTGCGAGACGGGAAGTTAATTCAACAACCTGTTGCAGAGATGGTGCAATTGCGTCTGCATGAGGAAGGGACTCATATTCTTGCAACGATTGACAATGAGAGTCGATCCTTCGCTGGTTTTGAGGGGGTTGCCTATGAGCTGATATGTGAGATGAGCCATGTAGATGCAGAGACTGTAGGCATCGAATTTCGGGCAGATGGAGCTGAGAAAACGGTTCTTCTGTATGATCGGATCCAGCAAAAAGTTGTTCTGGATCGGACCATGTCGGGTGCCGAGTTGGCAGAGCAAAATGGTACGATACGGCGGTGCACACTTACTGCAGACGTGATTAAGTTCCATCTGTTCGTAGATTCGTCTTCGGTCGAGATCTTTGTGAATGATGGGGAAGAGGTCTTTACCAGCCGGATTTTCCCAAGTCGGGACAGCGTGGACATTCGATTCTTTGCACACGGCGGCAAGGCTGATTTTGAAGCAACTCAATGGAATTATTAA
- a CDS encoding bifunctional aldolase/short-chain dehydrogenase translates to MVQSLWNASQASEKTTGLEQLVYRSNLIGTDRSVCNIFGGNTSTKTTVKDFRGRDVEVMYVKGSGSDLGSMEAKHFTGLGLEDIRPLIERESMSDEEMVEYLGHCMIDAKHPRASIETLLHAFLPYKHVDHTHPDAIISLCCANNGKELAREIYGDRFVWVPYVRPGFTLSKMIAESVFSNPNAELVLMEKHGLVTWGETSEECYAQTIKIINEAEAFIEARVDEGSLFGGVKHPALAADVRRQIVSRVMPTIRGAVSDSKKMILSFDDQADVLAFVGGADSPQLSQVGAACPDHLVHTKVVPLFIDWTPDAEDIEGLKAKLVEGVAAYKEQYQQYFESNKNEGDVMFEAAPRVILIPGVGMINTGKSWALSQVSGALYHRAIAVMRGATSLGQFVSLSANESYNVEYWPLELYKLSLAPAETEFSRKVAFITGGAGGIGSETARRLVSEGAHVVLADLNLEGAQKVAQEINDQYGANRAYALKMDVTDEEAVQSAYADVAVQYGGVDIIVNNAGLATSSPFDETSLKEWNLNMNVLGTGYFLVAREAFKLMKQQGIGGSMVFIGSKNSVYAGKSASAYSSAKALEAHLARCIAAEGGEYGIRVNTILPDAILQGSAIWNGSWRNERAAAYGIEPDQLEEYYRKRTTLLVNIYPRDIAEGIAFFASSKSEKTTGCMMTIDGGVPAAFTR, encoded by the coding sequence ATGGTACAGAGTTTATGGAATGCATCACAGGCATCTGAGAAAACAACAGGACTGGAGCAATTGGTTTACCGATCCAACCTGATTGGAACCGATCGCAGTGTATGTAACATTTTCGGTGGTAATACATCTACCAAAACGACAGTGAAGGATTTTCGTGGTCGTGATGTAGAAGTAATGTATGTGAAAGGCAGCGGCTCCGATCTGGGTTCTATGGAAGCGAAGCATTTTACCGGACTTGGGCTCGAAGACATTCGACCATTAATTGAACGTGAATCCATGTCGGATGAAGAGATGGTTGAATATCTGGGACATTGCATGATTGATGCCAAGCATCCGCGCGCCTCCATCGAGACTCTGCTACATGCGTTCCTACCATATAAGCATGTGGATCATACGCACCCGGATGCGATTATCAGCCTGTGTTGTGCGAATAACGGCAAGGAATTGGCGAGAGAGATCTACGGTGATCGTTTTGTATGGGTACCTTACGTTCGTCCAGGGTTCACCTTATCTAAAATGATTGCTGAAAGCGTATTCTCGAATCCTAATGCCGAACTCGTACTGATGGAAAAACACGGACTTGTGACTTGGGGAGAAACATCCGAGGAATGTTACGCACAAACGATCAAGATTATCAATGAAGCAGAAGCATTCATCGAAGCACGGGTGGACGAAGGAAGTTTGTTCGGTGGTGTGAAACACCCGGCATTGGCCGCTGATGTTCGTCGTCAGATCGTATCACGTGTGATGCCAACGATTCGTGGAGCGGTATCGGATAGTAAAAAAATGATTTTGTCCTTTGATGATCAGGCGGATGTGCTTGCTTTTGTAGGCGGAGCGGACTCTCCGCAATTGTCTCAGGTGGGTGCGGCTTGCCCGGATCATCTGGTACATACCAAAGTCGTACCTCTGTTCATCGATTGGACACCGGATGCGGAAGATATCGAAGGCTTAAAAGCCAAGCTGGTAGAAGGCGTTGCCGCCTACAAAGAACAATATCAGCAGTATTTTGAGAGCAACAAAAACGAAGGTGATGTCATGTTCGAAGCGGCACCTCGCGTTATCCTCATTCCGGGTGTGGGCATGATCAACACAGGCAAGAGCTGGGCGCTCTCTCAAGTAAGCGGTGCATTATATCATAGAGCGATTGCCGTTATGCGTGGAGCCACTAGCCTAGGTCAATTCGTATCGCTCAGTGCAAACGAATCTTACAATGTGGAGTACTGGCCGCTGGAATTGTACAAATTATCTCTGGCTCCCGCAGAAACCGAATTCTCCCGCAAAGTGGCATTTATCACAGGTGGAGCAGGCGGGATCGGAAGTGAAACAGCACGTAGATTGGTATCTGAAGGTGCTCATGTCGTGCTTGCTGATCTCAACCTGGAGGGCGCACAGAAGGTAGCACAGGAAATCAATGATCAATACGGTGCGAATCGTGCGTATGCGCTGAAAATGGACGTGACCGATGAAGAAGCCGTTCAATCTGCGTATGCAGATGTTGCGGTGCAATATGGCGGAGTGGACATCATCGTGAACAATGCCGGATTGGCGACATCCAGCCCATTTGATGAAACGTCCCTGAAAGAATGGAACCTGAACATGAATGTACTGGGTACAGGGTATTTCCTTGTGGCTCGTGAAGCCTTCAAGCTGATGAAACAGCAGGGCATTGGTGGAAGCATGGTATTTATCGGGTCCAAAAACTCAGTGTATGCGGGTAAAAGTGCCTCTGCTTACAGCTCGGCCAAAGCACTGGAAGCTCATCTCGCACGCTGTATTGCAGCAGAAGGCGGGGAGTATGGCATTCGTGTAAATACAATTCTTCCAGACGCCATTCTACAAGGGTCAGCGATCTGGAACGGTTCCTGGAGAAACGAACGAGCAGCGGCATACGGTATCGAGCCGGATCAATTGGAAGAGTATTACCGCAAACGGACGACATTGCTCGTAAATATCTATCCAAGAGATATTGCGGAAGGGATCGCATTCTTTGCTTCTTCGAAATCCGAAAAAACAACCGGTTGCATGATGACCATTGATGGCGGTGTACCGGCAGCATTTACACGTTAA
- a CDS encoding beta-galactosidase, with protein sequence MNDSVAGSHIRFVLDAEDKDIRAGRMTGSSGKNPRGESYDFTNYYMVRNDKPYIPVVGEFHFSRFAYLQWEEELLKMKAGGVNIVASYVFWNFHEEQEGEFNWSGNLNLRHFVDLCGKHQLPLIVRIGPFCHGEVRNGGMPDWLFSYAFEVRSNDEGYLYYAKRLYREIARQLNGCFHQEGGPVIAVQLENEYMHAGAPLDAWGYTREKYISSGRDGREHLKVLRRIAEEVGMNPLFYTATAWGNAAVPEEGTLPMLAGYAYTPWIPNQPPSREYLFRDLHINPVEEVDYDSLEYPAAYCELAGGMQVSYHARPVVDADSVEAMTIVKLANGSNLVGYYMYHGGTNPIGQKSYMNEQALPKMTYDYQAPLGEFGRIGESYDRIRTLSMFLEAYGELLAPMGSVVPDEQHSITPENTMDIRWSVRQQDGSGFLFMNNYQDHVALPDRDIQLALHTSQGVASYPIEGTMQLKSGMAVILPFHMNLSGMKIISATVQPLTRFMVNQELTAVFYAHEGMAPEYVIDTSSVTNVDMPEGKVSEQGNEVVIHPIAGKDHHLRVTTSDGVEIRIITLTREEALHAYRFHVGGEERLVISNSHLYLQNEMLICTSVEQAEFEVSVYPGAEQITASEYAVSTQSKQRVFDTYTFQVSPYEPAVEVDYPKEYAVTLRLDTAWPEQVDDVWVKIDYEGDVAAAHIHHQMLTDHIHYGHSWMFGLKQSRHLLADHALRLSITPIRKGTTESYVNQAYVERFEGVEIGKFNEIRVKPQYRVGLVLTGVREDA encoded by the coding sequence ATGAACGATAGTGTAGCAGGTAGCCATATTCGCTTTGTATTGGACGCGGAAGATAAGGACATTCGTGCTGGTCGCATGACTGGCAGCAGTGGCAAGAATCCACGAGGGGAGTCGTATGACTTTACCAATTATTATATGGTCCGCAACGATAAGCCCTACATTCCTGTGGTTGGTGAATTTCATTTCTCCAGATTCGCTTACCTGCAGTGGGAGGAAGAATTACTGAAGATGAAGGCAGGCGGGGTGAACATCGTCGCTTCCTATGTCTTCTGGAATTTTCACGAGGAGCAGGAAGGCGAGTTTAATTGGTCGGGAAATCTGAACTTGCGGCACTTTGTGGATCTGTGTGGCAAACATCAGCTGCCTCTCATCGTGCGGATTGGTCCATTCTGTCATGGGGAAGTTCGCAATGGGGGGATGCCGGATTGGTTATTCAGTTATGCATTTGAAGTCAGATCGAATGATGAAGGGTACCTGTATTACGCCAAGCGACTATATCGCGAGATTGCCCGTCAGCTCAATGGCTGTTTTCACCAGGAGGGTGGGCCCGTTATAGCCGTACAGTTGGAAAATGAGTACATGCACGCTGGCGCACCCTTGGATGCCTGGGGATATACACGTGAAAAGTATATTTCCTCCGGCCGGGACGGGCGGGAACATCTAAAGGTGCTTCGCCGTATTGCCGAAGAAGTCGGCATGAACCCCTTGTTCTATACTGCCACGGCTTGGGGGAATGCTGCGGTGCCTGAAGAAGGCACGTTGCCGATGCTCGCGGGGTATGCGTACACACCATGGATTCCGAATCAGCCTCCAAGCCGCGAGTATTTATTCCGGGATCTCCATATAAATCCTGTTGAAGAAGTGGATTATGACAGTCTGGAGTATCCTGCGGCGTATTGCGAGCTTGCTGGCGGCATGCAGGTCAGTTATCACGCACGGCCAGTTGTCGATGCGGACAGTGTTGAGGCGATGACCATTGTGAAGCTGGCAAACGGCAGTAATCTCGTCGGATATTATATGTATCATGGCGGTACCAATCCGATAGGGCAAAAATCTTATATGAACGAACAGGCATTGCCGAAAATGACGTATGACTATCAAGCCCCACTCGGAGAATTCGGACGTATTGGTGAATCGTATGACCGTATTCGTACCTTGTCCATGTTCCTGGAAGCATACGGTGAGCTGCTTGCGCCAATGGGAAGTGTTGTACCTGATGAACAGCATTCGATAACACCGGAGAACACGATGGATATACGTTGGTCTGTTCGCCAACAAGATGGCTCGGGATTCCTGTTCATGAATAATTATCAGGATCATGTGGCGTTGCCTGATCGTGATATTCAATTGGCGTTGCATACCAGCCAAGGGGTTGCTTCTTATCCCATAGAAGGAACGATGCAGCTGAAATCCGGCATGGCTGTCATTCTGCCATTCCATATGAATCTGAGTGGAATGAAGATCATTAGTGCTACCGTTCAGCCACTGACCCGATTTATGGTAAATCAGGAGCTTACGGCTGTCTTTTATGCCCATGAAGGTATGGCGCCTGAGTATGTTATTGATACATCATCTGTTACAAATGTGGATATGCCCGAAGGCAAAGTATCTGAGCAGGGAAATGAAGTTGTGATACACCCGATTGCCGGCAAGGACCATCATCTGAGAGTCACAACATCGGATGGTGTGGAAATACGAATCATTACGTTGACCCGTGAAGAGGCACTGCATGCGTACCGTTTCCATGTGGGCGGAGAAGAAAGGCTTGTAATTAGCAACAGTCATCTATATCTACAGAATGAGATGCTCATATGCACATCCGTAGAGCAAGCAGAGTTTGAGGTATCCGTTTATCCCGGAGCAGAACAGATTACCGCTTCTGAATATGCCGTCTCAACCCAGTCTAAGCAAAGAGTATTCGATACGTACACATTCCAAGTTTCGCCTTACGAGCCTGCTGTAGAGGTTGATTATCCGAAAGAGTATGCAGTAACACTGAGATTGGACACAGCGTGGCCGGAACAAGTAGATGACGTGTGGGTTAAGATTGATTATGAAGGAGACGTTGCTGCAGCACATATTCATCATCAGATGTTAACAGATCATATTCACTATGGGCACAGCTGGATGTTTGGTTTGAAGCAATCCCGTCATTTGTTGGCTGATCACGCGCTTCGTCTGTCTATAACCCCAATTCGAAAAGGGACGACTGAGAGTTATGTGAATCAGGCTTATGTGGAGCGGTTTGAGGGCGTGGAGATCGGAAAATTTAATGAGATTCGGGTGAAACCACAGTACCGGGTTGGGTTGGTATTGACGGGAGTTAGGGAAGACGCTTAG
- the rhaA gene encoding L-rhamnose isomerase codes for MDNQVKQAYEAAKALYAQHGIDTDEVLNKLADIKVSVHCWQGDDVKGFLNKDGELTGGISVTGQYPGAATTPAELRNDLEQAFALIPGKHKVNLHAIYTDTDEKVELDRIEPKHYENWVKWAKEQGLGLDFNPTCFSHEKSSDGFTLSHPDPEIRKFWIDHCKASRRIGAYFGEQLGQTCVTNVWVPDGFKDNPVDRLTPRKRLKESLDEVFGEPLNPEHNLDAVESKLFGLGSEAYVVGSHEFYMGYGLQNDTLICLDAGHFHPTEVISNKLSSLSLFTSGILLHVSRPMRWDSDHVVIMDDELLEIARELVRHDLLATTHIGLDFFDASINRVAAWVVGTRNTVKALLRAMLEPVDALKQAELDGDYTLRLALTEEFKSYPFGAIWDYYCAQQGVPVREKWITDIKTYEQDVLLQRDKSLV; via the coding sequence ATGGATAACCAAGTCAAGCAAGCGTATGAAGCAGCCAAGGCATTGTATGCCCAGCACGGAATTGATACGGACGAGGTGCTGAACAAACTTGCGGATATCAAAGTATCCGTACACTGTTGGCAAGGCGATGATGTTAAAGGCTTTCTGAATAAAGATGGGGAGTTAACAGGTGGTATTTCCGTTACAGGTCAGTATCCGGGGGCTGCGACCACACCTGCTGAACTTCGCAACGATTTGGAGCAAGCTTTCGCTCTGATTCCCGGCAAACATAAGGTCAATCTGCATGCGATCTACACGGATACAGACGAAAAGGTTGAACTGGATCGGATTGAGCCGAAGCATTATGAGAACTGGGTGAAATGGGCCAAAGAACAAGGACTCGGTCTGGACTTTAACCCAACGTGTTTTTCCCATGAAAAATCAAGTGACGGATTCACGCTCAGTCATCCGGACCCTGAGATTCGCAAGTTCTGGATTGATCACTGCAAGGCGTCTCGCCGGATTGGTGCTTACTTTGGTGAACAGCTTGGTCAGACCTGTGTAACCAATGTATGGGTACCGGACGGATTCAAGGATAACCCGGTTGACCGGTTAACACCACGCAAACGTCTCAAGGAATCGCTAGATGAAGTATTCGGCGAACCACTTAACCCGGAGCACAACCTGGACGCGGTAGAGAGTAAGTTGTTTGGTCTCGGTTCGGAAGCATATGTGGTGGGTTCTCATGAATTCTATATGGGTTACGGTTTGCAAAATGATACGTTAATCTGCCTAGATGCAGGTCATTTTCATCCAACAGAGGTTATTTCCAATAAACTGTCGTCCCTATCTTTGTTTACTAGCGGCATTCTGCTTCACGTAAGCCGCCCGATGCGCTGGGACAGTGACCACGTCGTAATCATGGACGATGAGTTGCTGGAAATTGCCCGTGAACTGGTTAGACATGATCTGCTTGCGACTACACATATTGGACTGGATTTCTTTGATGCAAGTATTAACCGTGTAGCTGCGTGGGTTGTGGGTACACGTAATACGGTCAAAGCCCTTCTGCGTGCGATGCTGGAACCGGTGGATGCCTTGAAACAGGCCGAGTTGGACGGAGATTACACCCTGCGTCTAGCATTGACGGAAGAGTTCAAATCCTATCCGTTTGGCGCGATCTGGGACTACTATTGTGCTCAGCAAGGCGTTCCAGTTCGTGAAAAGTGGATCACGGATATCAAAACCTATGAACAAGACGTATTGCTACAGCGTGATAAATCATTGGTGTAA
- a CDS encoding ribonuclease J codes for MNLAHNKLYIAALGGVNEIGKNMYFIQYNQDIIVIDCGSKFPDETLPGIDLIITDVTYLLENLDKVRGLVVTHGHEDHIGGIPYLLKQMNIPVYASRLTRGLIELKLKEHGLLRQADLHTIDAHSSITLGGIEVSFFATSHSIPDCLGIFFQTPAGNVVHTGDFKFDMSPVHGPFPDLHRMAEIGKQGVHILLSESTNAERPGFTPSERIVGDHILDAFIRAKQKVFISTFASNVSRVQQIVNAAFETGRKLALLGRSMVNVVSVASELGYLQVPDGLLIEAIDSDQFPPEQVVVLCTGSQGEAMAALSRLASGKHPHVRINAGDTVIIAAGAIPGNERNLAHVIDNLYVLGARVIYGSSGAAGMHVSGHGSQEELKLMLTLMKPDYLIPIHGEFRMLYQHRLLAESVGIARDHVFIVNNGDMVQYKDGTASLGPKIASGNSLVDGLIMGDVGNIVLRDRRQLSSDGMLVIVTTLSKTDKHLVTSPEIISRGFVFVKDSEEFMHEIHELVLNRMGELTGAGVNQWNVIKRKLKDEIGHYIYAQTKRRPMILPIIIEV; via the coding sequence TTGAATCTAGCCCATAACAAACTGTATATCGCTGCACTTGGCGGCGTGAATGAAATAGGGAAGAATATGTATTTCATCCAATACAATCAGGACATCATCGTGATTGACTGTGGTTCGAAGTTTCCCGATGAGACCTTGCCGGGTATTGATCTGATCATTACGGATGTAACGTATCTGCTGGAGAATCTGGATAAAGTAAGGGGTCTTGTGGTTACCCACGGACACGAAGATCACATCGGTGGCATTCCTTATTTGTTAAAACAAATGAACATTCCGGTGTATGCATCTAGGCTCACGCGCGGGCTGATCGAACTTAAACTGAAAGAGCATGGGCTGCTGCGCCAGGCGGACCTGCACACGATCGATGCTCACTCCAGCATTACGCTGGGAGGGATCGAAGTTTCCTTTTTCGCAACCAGTCATAGTATTCCAGATTGTCTTGGGATTTTCTTTCAGACCCCAGCCGGCAATGTCGTGCACACCGGAGATTTCAAATTCGACATGTCTCCTGTACATGGACCTTTCCCTGATCTGCACCGTATGGCCGAGATTGGAAAACAAGGCGTTCATATATTGCTCTCCGAAAGTACCAATGCAGAAAGACCCGGATTTACACCTTCCGAGCGTATTGTAGGAGACCACATTCTGGATGCCTTTATCCGTGCGAAACAAAAAGTATTTATCTCGACCTTTGCGTCAAATGTTAGCAGGGTACAGCAGATTGTGAATGCAGCATTCGAGACAGGGCGCAAACTGGCACTGTTGGGCAGAAGTATGGTGAATGTGGTATCGGTGGCAAGTGAATTGGGGTATTTGCAAGTTCCTGACGGACTGTTGATTGAGGCCATTGATTCGGATCAGTTTCCACCAGAACAAGTTGTTGTATTATGTACTGGTAGCCAGGGAGAAGCGATGGCAGCATTGTCACGTTTGGCATCCGGTAAGCATCCTCACGTAAGAATTAACGCCGGGGATACGGTTATTATTGCCGCCGGAGCTATTCCGGGTAATGAACGGAATCTTGCACATGTGATTGATAATCTGTATGTTCTCGGAGCACGTGTGATATATGGTTCTAGTGGTGCGGCAGGAATGCATGTCTCTGGACACGGCAGTCAGGAAGAACTCAAATTGATGTTGACCCTGATGAAGCCGGATTATCTGATTCCGATCCACGGTGAGTTCCGCATGTTGTATCAGCACAGACTGCTTGCCGAGTCCGTAGGTATAGCGCGTGATCATGTGTTTATTGTGAATAATGGGGATATGGTCCAATACAAAGACGGCACTGCTTCTCTGGGTCCCAAAATTGCGTCAGGCAACAGTCTCGTAGACGGTCTGATCATGGGTGATGTCGGCAACATTGTACTTCGTGACCGCAGGCAGCTGTCATCCGATGGCATGCTGGTGATTGTGACTACACTGAGCAAAACGGACAAACACTTGGTAACCTCACCCGAAATTATCTCCAGAGGGTTCGTATTCGTCAAAGACTCGGAAGAATTCATGCATGAGATTCATGAGCTGGTTCTGAACCGAATGGGGGAGTTGACCGGCGCTGGTGTGAATCAGTGGAATGTGATCAAAAGAAAGCTGAAAGACGAGATCGGTCACTACATTTACGCTCAAACAAAGCGAAGACCTATGATCTTGCCTATTATTATTGAAGTCTGA
- a CDS encoding glycoside hydrolase family 5 protein: protein MVNLKKCTIFTVIAALMFMVLGSAAPKASAATGFYVSGNKLYDSTGKAFVMRGVNHGHSWFKNDLNTAIPAIAKTGANTVRIVLSNGAQYTKDDLNAVKNIINVVNQNKMIAVLEVHDATGKDDYNSLDAAVNYWISIKEALIGKEDRVIVNIANEWYGTWNGSAWADGYKKAIPKLRNAGIKNTLIVDAAGWGQFPQSIVDYGQSVFAADSQKNTVFSIHMYEYAGKDAATVKANMENVLNKGLALIIGEFGGYHTNGDVDEYAIMRYGQEKGVGWLAWSWYGNSSGLNYLDMATGPNGSLTSFGNTVVNDTYGIKNTSQKAGIF, encoded by the coding sequence ATGGTTAATCTGAAAAAGTGTACAATCTTCACGGTTATTGCTGCTCTCATGTTCATGGTACTGGGAAGTGCAGCCCCCAAAGCATCTGCTGCCACAGGATTTTATGTAAGCGGTAACAAGTTATATGATTCCACAGGTAAAGCTTTTGTCATGAGAGGTGTTAATCACGGACATTCTTGGTTCAAAAATGATTTAAATACCGCTATCCCTGCAATCGCTAAAACAGGTGCCAATACAGTACGCATTGTTCTTTCAAATGGTGCCCAGTACACCAAAGATGATCTGAACGCTGTTAAAAATATAATTAACGTGGTCAACCAAAATAAAATGATAGCTGTACTTGAAGTCCATGACGCCACAGGGAAAGATGACTATAATTCGTTGGACGCGGCGGTGAACTACTGGATTAGCATTAAGGAAGCTTTGATTGGCAAAGAAGATCGGGTAATCGTGAACATTGCGAATGAATGGTATGGAACGTGGAATGGAAGTGCGTGGGCCGATGGTTACAAAAAAGCCATTCCGAAATTAAGAAACGCGGGAATCAAAAATACGCTGATTGTGGATGCAGCAGGATGGGGACAATTCCCTCAATCCATCGTCGATTATGGACAAAGTGTATTCGCAGCCGACTCACAGAAAAATACCGTGTTCTCCATTCATATGTATGAGTATGCTGGCAAAGATGCTGCAACCGTCAAAGCCAATATGGAAAATGTGCTGAACAAAGGATTGGCTCTGATCATTGGTGAGTTCGGGGGATACCACACGAATGGTGATGTGGACGAGTATGCGATCATGAGATATGGTCAGGAAAAAGGGGTGGGCTGGCTGGCCTGGTCCTGGTATGGAAACAGTTCTGGTCTGAACTATCTGGACATGGCTACAGGTCCGAACGGAAGTTTGACGAGCTTCGGAAACACCGTAGTGAATGATACCTATGGAATTAAAAACACTTCCCAAAAAGCGGGGATTTTCTAA
- a CDS encoding LacI family DNA-binding transcriptional regulator has translation MNKTISDIAQMAGVAKSTVSRFLNGGSVSEDTAQKIERIIKQYNYVPNTFAQSLKAKKTSIIGTVVPRLDSFATSQTLIGIDEELRSNQYQMLIANTSQDMQREIDAIYDFARQKVSGIILLAAEVTEAHLKAVKDIGIPVLLVGQQHEQLHSLVHNDDQAGYEMGRYVVGQGHRKIVYMGVSEKDQAVGIHRKQGFQRAIAECGECEVKYYETSFKMSEAIVTAEAILKEITPTIIVGATDNIALGVMKIAFSNKIRIPQELSVTGFGGYDITEMIHPTLTTVKYHYLQAGKVAANHIIRLVKGESVEERTTLDVELIPRESVDKI, from the coding sequence ATGAATAAAACGATTTCTGATATCGCTCAGATGGCAGGTGTGGCGAAGAGCACGGTCTCTCGCTTCCTGAATGGCGGATCTGTTAGTGAGGATACAGCCCAGAAGATTGAGCGCATTATCAAACAATACAATTATGTTCCCAACACATTTGCACAGAGTCTAAAGGCGAAGAAGACTAGTATTATCGGTACGGTTGTGCCACGACTCGATTCTTTTGCGACATCCCAGACATTGATCGGAATTGATGAAGAACTGCGGAGTAATCAGTATCAGATGCTGATTGCGAATACGAGCCAGGACATGCAGCGCGAGATTGATGCCATATATGATTTTGCAAGACAGAAGGTGTCGGGTATTATTCTGCTGGCGGCTGAAGTAACTGAAGCACATCTGAAGGCCGTTAAGGATATAGGTATTCCGGTGTTATTGGTGGGGCAGCAGCATGAGCAACTACACAGTTTGGTTCACAATGATGATCAGGCAGGCTATGAGATGGGAAGATACGTCGTCGGACAGGGCCACCGCAAGATCGTGTATATGGGAGTTAGCGAGAAGGATCAGGCGGTGGGTATTCATCGCAAACAGGGATTCCAGCGAGCGATCGCCGAATGTGGTGAATGCGAAGTGAAGTATTATGAGACGAGCTTCAAGATGTCTGAAGCCATCGTTACCGCTGAAGCCATACTGAAAGAGATTACACCAACGATCATTGTAGGGGCTACGGATAATATCGCACTGGGTGTGATGAAGATTGCGTTCTCCAATAAAATCCGCATACCGCAAGAATTATCTGTTACCGGATTTGGCGGATACGATATTACGGAGATGATTCATCCCACGCTAACGACCGTGAAATATCACTATCTGCAGGCAGGCAAAGTAGCAGCGAATCATATTATACGTCTGGTCAAAGGCGAGTCGGTGGAGGAACGAACAACACTTGATGTAGAACTTATTCCTCGAGAAAGCGTTGACAAAATATAA